The following are from one region of the Streptomyces decoyicus genome:
- a CDS encoding HNH endonuclease, producing the protein MTTGRQGLGALPGPRAAGDAAPPNSAYAGQVVHFPDPVRATRYPAGVRMDEHGFPEFSPYARAAAEIAEPPEGFGVDELRLTDYVSANAALHAQGHELWIDVPPVATPHGWTWHHVAGTRRMELIPVEVKALLRHHGGLATAAVAHDRRGTRPLQETRPVHFGLPHRDLSVGEEQVAQAEEVLGYRLPGAYRSFLKAAGGCAPVGAALDAELGLLVDQPFFTVRDDAAVNDLVYVNKCLRDHFTKDYLGVVFVQGGVVAVKVRGEALGSVWFCPYDDARDQDGWTVQERVERLLLPCGADFDEFLQRLAGNPPELDTVANLMVDGGFAYAVAVGG; encoded by the coding sequence ATGACGACAGGTCGGCAAGGGCTGGGGGCACTCCCCGGCCCCCGGGCGGCGGGAGATGCCGCCCCACCTAATTCGGCCTATGCCGGGCAGGTCGTGCATTTTCCGGACCCGGTCCGCGCCACGCGGTATCCCGCCGGAGTGCGCATGGACGAACACGGTTTCCCGGAGTTCTCGCCGTATGCGCGCGCCGCGGCGGAGATCGCCGAGCCGCCGGAGGGGTTCGGCGTCGACGAGCTGCGGCTGACGGACTATGTGTCGGCGAATGCGGCCCTGCACGCGCAGGGGCACGAGCTGTGGATAGATGTGCCGCCGGTGGCGACGCCGCACGGCTGGACCTGGCATCACGTGGCCGGTACGCGCCGGATGGAGCTCATTCCGGTCGAGGTGAAGGCGCTGTTGCGCCATCACGGCGGGCTGGCGACGGCCGCGGTGGCGCACGACAGGCGCGGTACCCGCCCGTTGCAGGAGACGCGGCCGGTGCACTTCGGGCTCCCGCACCGTGATCTGTCGGTGGGTGAGGAGCAGGTGGCGCAGGCCGAGGAGGTGCTGGGCTATCGGCTGCCGGGTGCCTACCGGTCGTTCCTGAAGGCGGCGGGCGGCTGTGCGCCGGTGGGCGCGGCGCTGGACGCGGAGTTGGGGCTGCTGGTCGACCAGCCGTTCTTCACGGTGCGCGATGACGCCGCGGTCAACGATCTGGTCTATGTGAACAAGTGTCTGCGGGACCACTTCACCAAGGACTATCTGGGCGTGGTGTTCGTGCAGGGCGGTGTGGTCGCGGTGAAGGTGCGCGGCGAGGCGCTCGGCTCGGTGTGGTTCTGCCCGTACGACGATGCGCGGGATCAGGACGGATGGACGGTGCAGGAGCGGGTGGAGCGGCTGCTGTTGCCGTGCGGTGCGGATTTCGATGAGTTCCTCCAGCGGCTGGCGGGCAATCCGCCGGAGCTGGACACCGTGGCGAACTTGATGGTCGACGGCGGTTTTGCGTACGCGGTTGCGGTGGGGGGCTGA